The Panulirus ornatus isolate Po-2019 chromosome 47, ASM3632096v1, whole genome shotgun sequence genome includes the window TCTTTATGTTAGCTCTCAAATGAATGAAATAATTTTAGAAAGCATTAACAATTGTGCTATCCATTTATGTATTATGATATACAAAGACAGTGTGTACTCatgtttgaaaaacaaaaaaacatatacTTGGATgcaaatgttttgaaacaaaacaaAGAtcttttttgaagtatttctacAAGCAGTGCTTCTATCTGTCGTGTCTAAATGAACATCTAATTAAAATCAAATATTTCTGATGAACAACTagtacattttctttacattgaAAATAGGAAAGTACGCCCCTAATCCTTTTTCTTGCACCCTAAGACATTCCATTCCAATATTCACAAGGGGAAAGTAgcccctgcatgtcataaaagatgATTGAGAGGGGCAGGAACCTAGAAATCCTTGCCTTGtgtgttactttccaaaagaaggaatggaagaaagatcccaATGAGGAGtttctttcctctaaggctcagtcatctgttctggatgctaccttgctcagAGAGAAAACGCTGAGcaaatatgaaaggaaaagaaagaaaagaaagttttaaGATATCAAAAATGTTATAGAACATACTATACTGTATTTTATTACACGATAGGATTATTCCTAGTATTTTCATATAAAATCCAGCTAAATTCACCTTAAAATTTCACAAAAATGcatcctttttttcattatttagtaTGTCACTCTGTATGGCCAGCATGCCGAACCTTCCCCATAATTACCTTAACTATCTTTGTTTCATCCATCCTGGTATTGATGATCCATTTTCAACATCTACATAAACAAGGGACATATCCTAAGTAACTCATATATGGTGAAAATGttaggaaaaaaagagacaaagaaattaCATTTTAGAAAGAATTTGGTCAGCCAATGGAAACCCCTTAATTAGTTTCCTTTCACATTTTGATCAAGTTTTACAGCCTGCATAGCAATATATCAAAACAAATGAAAACTCATACTCAGctattttcttgatattctgGATTCTGTTCATATGATTTTAGGCAATTCATAACAGCACAATAACGTTTCTGTTCTGCCACCATGTTTGTTAGTACCCACCACAGATGCTAGGAGCAGCACTATTTTGGTTTCATTACAGGAATCCAATGGGAAAATGGCTgtgttatttgtttttttttcgatgGTAATACCTTGCAACTCTGCCTGATATCAAGAGCCTAGGTATGGTAATAAATTGCAAATCTACAAAACATTCAGGACTGAGCTGTTATGAGTCAGGTAAGTAGTATATTTTCCACCTCAAAGAACATTCTATAATAATCATAAGCAGAGCACCAAAAACATTCTGAGATTCAATGACAAATAAAGACTTGTATTAACTTCCGTAAAAATTGAAACATATACCAAACCCCAACCTGTAAAATAGAAATTGTTTCTGCAACCTGCAATACAATATGAACAAAAGATCAATGCCATTTTTAATTATCATTGCCTTTCAAGTGCTCCTTCAACAAATCAACTAATTCCATTGCCTcagcttcttttttcttctttacataaAATTCTATACACAATTCTTGCAACTGTAATGATGAGTCTTTATTTTGTGAAGACAATTCTGGAGCACTTAAGTTTGCATCTTTTATGATTTCTAAATCAGATAAATTTAACAATGCAACTGAAGCAGGATTCTGTTGGAGGGCTGTGAAAAGGTTAAGGGCCCTCTGTTGGTCATCCATACTGCCATCCGTTTCATCAGAAACAAAAAGTAGATTGCTTGGCACAGATAAAGGTGAAGGCTTCCATGCTTCATCAGCAGACAGTAAAATCAGCTTTGTGTCTGAAGCTAAGGTTTCCCAGTAGTCATCATCCACAACTGTTCCATCTTCCTCTAATACTACTGTTATTGCACATGGATCTGGAAGGCCCAGCTTAGCAGCACCTTTCTCTACAGCCTCATTTAAGCTGCTGGCCACTACTCCATGTCGTCTCTTTCTGTCTTGTGACCACACTCGGACTGGCTTTTTCATTGTATTCTGGAAATAAACAtgaatatacaatatataaatgTGTTCCCATGTTAAAGAAAATGAACTACTATCATTGGAAACCTATTGAGAGAAAATACCAAAGACAGGAAATGCATCTGAGACAAAAAGGCCTTCATtcaggaagaaacagagaacatGGGAGAGGGACAGTACTGATAGTACCATTCATTAAAGGAAATATGCATACAAGTGTACTTTAGGCATCAGACTGGTAATACAAAACCTGAACAAATACACTTTGAGGTAAAGCTGAAGCTCATGTATCACTGAACAGATGCAAGCTGTTTTCTTActttcatttctctcattctgAAACACTTAAGATATATGAACAGTACACATTGTCTATCTAAAACCATACGATATAATTCCACTATCAGCTCAATTTCCAGCTGCAGCTAGAACATGTTTGTTGCAAAGCTTATAAAAActcagatatttttttcatacattttagtTGGTGCTGAATAGTAGCCGATACATCTTAATATTCTagttgaaatataccagtcacaccCAGGATTAGTTACCACACTTAACTACTGATGAATCAACAGAAAGATAACAAAACCAGCTGTATCAGTACATAACTTTCCTACAGGTAGCCATTTCATGGGCTCTTGCCAAAGGTCACAAACAGCTAAGGTAAGTTATGTCATTTTTGTAAGaactttttcacttcttttacaCTGATCAACTCCACATTTTCTCTGGTATACACAATCTTCACTACcaatgctttatataatactgtaGAATGAAATATAATTATCCAAATCATGGTCTACAATTCTTACTGTATTCTTTAAATTCTATACTGGCACTAAAACAAAATCACTCAAGATACAAAGGATAGTTTCAATGCAGTAACTAAATGGGTAACAGTTTACCACTTTAGTTTCATTATGTAATACCTTACAGCATCCCTTTCAATTGGAAGATCTCACCACATATCCTGGGTATTTAAAAAATACTTATAAAACttctaaacatgaaaaaaaaatattttgctatcCCATTGGATCACAGCTTGTTCTCTGTTAGATGCATGAGTGTCCTTTATGGAATAAGGTTATCTACTATGCCGTGTCTATCTCTAACTTTACAGAAATATCACTTAATGTTTCTCATATCAGATCTGACAATTTCAAAATCAGTTCGCTACAAAGATGACCCAGATTTTGTGATCGTGTTACAACGTTTTAAAGATAATCGTAAGTGCTATGATACTTGTTAACAACATGTTCTTGTAATCGCTATGACATAAGGGTCCATGCATGATAGCATCTTGATGCAGGACCAGCTGTCACTTTGTCCAATTTCGTTTTCAAATTACTAATTAAAATATGGAATGCAGAATTCAcctatttctatcattatctatAGAGAGCATCATGAAATTTACCTTTGGTCTTGGGATGGTTGTAAAGAATCTAATCAATTATTAGGGTTATTACTTAGGAATAACCTACAAGGTCTCTCCGGTCGGCCTAGGCAGTGAAGTACAGGCAACGCGCGCATGTGGCAGACACTACAAACAACTATGACAGTTTCCCAAGCACTACCTTGAACTGACTTTGCTTACCAGAAATCTGTTTCATCATAATATTACGTCTTAAGATGAAGACTGACTAAAATAAGCACCACACATTAGGTAAATGACGATAAAACAAAGAAGTGCTACCAACTGACTTGCAATATTCTACTTTTTTATTTATCAATTACCCAAAGACCAATTTATATGAGAGTCCTATAGTAATGGCAGATTCCTGCTAGTTCTGTTCTATTCAAAACTCAGAGGACAGTTACTTAATAGGTCTTGG containing:
- the LOC139763413 gene encoding DNA fragmentation factor subunit alpha-like isoform X1, whose translation is MLLNTMKKPVRVWSQDRKRRHGVVASSLNEAVEKGAAKLGLPDPCAITVVLEEDGTVVDDDYWETLASDTKLILLSADEAWKPSPLSVPSNLLFVSDETDGSMDDQQRALNLFTALQQNPASVALLNLSDLEIIKDANLSAPELSSQNKDSSLQLQELCIEFYVKKKKEAEAMELVDLLKEHLKGNDN
- the LOC139763413 gene encoding DNA fragmentation factor subunit alpha-like isoform X2 — its product is MKKPVRVWSQDRKRRHGVVASSLNEAVEKGAAKLGLPDPCAITVVLEEDGTVVDDDYWETLASDTKLILLSADEAWKPSPLSVPSNLLFVSDETDGSMDDQQRALNLFTALQQNPASVALLNLSDLEIIKDANLSAPELSSQNKDSSLQLQELCIEFYVKKKKEAEAMELVDLLKEHLKGNDN